The sequence below is a genomic window from Pectinophora gossypiella chromosome 13, ilPecGoss1.1, whole genome shotgun sequence.
ccttcAAATACACCGAACATACCCAATTATACACATACTACCTAGGTTCTGTTAGCCTAAATTTGTCTTATTTTGTAATACTTACCTTTTCTTCTTCACTACCTAGTTGGACACTCATTTTCCTCATTTTCCTTCACACATGCACTAGGTCTTCATTCCCCCATGGCTGATAAGTTGATTTGATAGCTTCAAAGCGTCCTATCTTCGACAAACGCGTCAACTTTATGAGTTAATTTATTGGAAATTGTTATTGAATATCGTTATTTATGGGGGTAGTAAAGTAATAtcatgtaagtacttaacattatgTCCATAAAGTTTTAAATCGATTGTCACTGGCAGTATCCTTTGTCCAGCTTATTAGCTCATAAGGTTTTTCCctatattaaaaacacatttttgaaacttCAATAATTTTGACATATTTACGTGTTAATTATCGAAATCACTCCTTTACATATTTATGCTAAAGAAGCAAAAACCTCAAATTTAAACTTAACTAAACTTAACATTCGACGATGCGGAATATCTACTGCAAatcgaattttatttagtaCAGTCagcataaaaaatacttacctagaTACGACgtcatttttgtttgtttaaaaatatgtttgcgtttgaccacgataTCACCTGATAAGTGaagatgtgacctaacttgCCACACAATTACCTAGTAAATGATTCCTAGCAGTTTCTCCAGACATTACGACGGAACACCAGTTTCATCTTAGTGGCAAGGTTATCTGGAGAACATCAGTTTAAGGCGGTCCCTCAATGTGCGCCCTCAGTAGTTAATGAGTATAAAAACTACAAGCTCATATGTAGAttgcagcactgttgagtgttcctaaattttgacagttctccacaCTGTCCAGCTGacattcgtgataaattgctataaaatgtagaGTAATGTGGAGTGTATCTTgtgatgagttacgaaaaaggaaAACAGCCGGTAGGATAATAGCAGTTttcattgaaaataagttttcctAAGTTCCCTTCCTTCCGATCTTTATGGaataatataacactatgattttacagttaaacgctgcgcaaagggttaaagtgtataaatataaataaaataattatgtttgtttactgaaATAGGGGAAGTAAGCCCAACACGGGTACCCTCacgaaaagtaatgatgtaacttctttaaaaatgtattttcttttataatgttgCATTAATCGAAAGGAAATTTAATGTAGTTGTAAACATGTactgaaattataatttttagacAGAACTTAGATTATAatgagtataattattatagtaaaGGTGTTCCAAAAACCCGTTTTACCCGAACGGGGGTACCTAAAAGGGGGGCTCAGGGCAATACGAACAGGGGGCCCAAAACGGgtaattattaaaatacgatatagtatagagaactgttaaaatttaagaacactcaacagtagctaCACCTGAGgggttgaaatggccacatcgaagcaattcatccacgaaagcaatattgcaatttgacatttgcgcacataaaagtaagtgcgcaatgcaaacaactgtcaaatagcaatatttcttcgatgtggccatttcaaccGTGATGGAAGAAATAGGCAGTGTTTATTCTGATTGACAGGAGCATCGTGGCTTAAATAGGGTTTGTTTTGTGCATTTTATGGTTATGCTgtcaaattttgtgaatgattGTACGTAGTTATAGCTAATACCATCACTCTGAAGGACGTACGTTTAATTAAGCGTGTCATTTCATAGATAAACAAGGAAATATGGATTATCTTCAAGTGGACAATATTACGCGTCCAATATGCTCACTTCGGTACGTAGATCTGTTtgaatttcaaaaaaaataatgcactaagaacattattattaatgctTTAGAACAATAATgtcgcccaaattgtactgtattcatgtgttatatcCGATTGTTGGAATTTAGTTCtgagcaataaaatatatttgatttgatttgattattacctaataataataataaattaatttattcaagattaacataattattaattatccatatctaataaattaaataaatacaattacaattatcattcaaaattatgattaacaatttaaaaaataaaataaaaaaataaataaaataaagtaaagtaattaatggttattttactaccattgtactgtgttcatgcaaataaattatccaAATATCCATCTATCTTACTGGCAATGGCATGGTCCCCATcggagggggtgaagtaaaggaactcgtattggtgcggggcgaagagtgtcccttctatacataatattacttgcttttgcccgcgacttcgtccgcgtggcgtgttataaaatagaaatCTTTGTGGGAGTGGGAGTGcctatcaaatttcaagcatctaacttatgcagtttagattttttcatacaattttttttcccgctaactcctgtttccgtgggaattttgcaatatcctgctGCAATTAAGCTTTAGGTTAACTgggtgccaaatttcaagcgtctaacttaagcagtttaggtttctccttttatatatttagattgatATTCTTTGGTCAACTTACCAACCGGCAGAGACCGGCTTCGGGGTCTGGTGGTAAGAGCGTTGGTCTCTTGATCTGGAGGCCGGGTCCACCCGGtgaggatatatcacaaaatactcagtgatccctagtttggtttcactgcaggctgatcacctgattgtcccaaaatagcatgatccgtgcttcgggatgCACATTAAGTAGTCGGTTCCggctaatatttacttacctaattaagtatcatcatctccctagcattatcccgtttttcatagggtccgcttacctaacctgaagatttgacaggtcctgttttttacagaagcgactgcctgtctgatcttctaacccgcgaagggaaaaccagcccaatacaggttaggttacatacctccgaaaatgcatttctccggaATGTAGGGTTCCTACGTAACCTAATAGGGTTCTAGTCATTTGAGTCATGACATGTCCCTTTGGTTGCGTAATAAGTAATAACGTCGACACCAGAGTGATAaaatcggtcattgacctcatatCCACACGAGAAAGGTCCAGCAGAGAAGTACCTTTGTCTTCAATAATTATAGTTTTCATTTCTATAACACAAGATGAAGGAGTTTCAATAGAATATTTGGATTCTCAACCTAATTTCTTAAACTTTTAGAAATAGCGCCATCTAGTTAAAAACTAACCGAAACTCAACTTCATCAAGCTCTCTATTCCTGCACCAAGAACAAAGTCAATCTACCTAGTATTGTTTCGTAAAATACTTTTAGTTCACTTAAACGTGGTAGATGGCACTTGCAATAAAAtcttgatacgaagtcccaATGACGAATGAATGAGAGAACCTTATGAggacacataaacataaactgcctatatacgtcccactgctgggcacaagcctcccctcaatcaaccggagggggtatggagcatactccaccacgctgctctactgcgggttggtggaggtgtttttacggctaatagccgggaccaacggcttaacgtgccctccgaagcacggaatcatcttacttttcggacaatcaggtgattcaaccctGAAAAGTCTTATGAGGACATCAGcatttattcattgttttaagtttacgcggttattatcattttttttttattcttataaaccattgcaaagtacattatcatgtttagtacagtacatcacaaacttaaaaatttTTACCGTGCACTGCAGATTCGTCGATTATAATAGGTAACAGATcaacaaattataacaataattaaaacacataataacgggttcttaccgcgtttaaatggggatatgacactcgcggtaagaacccgttattatgtgttttaattatgataataaccgcgtaaacttaaaacaatgtataaattataacaataacaacatttataaaaattaaaacacataataaccatgtgatcatggcacttgcaacagtgttgaaatatcgggagtctcatatttccctgatataaacgcggttagaacccgttattattgtCCAATAGTAAGAAAGGACCcaatccctctgtcagattTTAAAACATGACCAGGAAGCCAAGCAGCTGATCGTGTTatcgctcccagaacagcatagggGCACTtaaaccatcatctccctagcgttttcccgtttttcacagggtctgcttacctaacctgaagatttgacaggtccgatttttcacagaagcgactgcctgtctggccttccaacccgcgaagggaaaaccagcccaatacaggttaggtcacttacctccgaatgcatttctcaggaatgtgggtttcctcacgatgttttccttcaccgttgagcacgtgataatcatttatgatcattggtttaggactgTGCTGGATTCATAGGGGCGCATAAATGTAAGCCAGTAATAAAGTTCACAGTTTTATTTCTACtactaaaatatatttacaaaataattatcaactTAATTATTTCTAAGTTAgcttaaataatacaataattatcaCTGGTTAAAGGCACAATCTTCTTTAATGTACAACTACTAAATGAAAAGTACAACTAAGTAGAAGTTGAAGAAAAAACCTAGACAATTCTATTGTCTATGATTTTCTGTAAATAAAACTACCATATCCATTTTCAGTTGGTAGGTACATCTTTGTTTTGCTACTACCAGCTTAGGGGCGACTATGCATGCTTAGATCAAAAGGATTGGCTGTGTAATAATTAGTAACATAATGTTCTCAACTATAGCCTATTTTCCAGTTTTCCACGCTAATAACAGTAACTACGTATTCCCACTACGATACCGCTAGTTCATGTTTCGGTGTGGTGCTATTTTGTAACAGGTATTTGGAACGGTTATTTTTGTGGAAAAGGAACAGATGGAACAGGTATCAGACTGTTTTAACCCACCTCTAATTTCAGCATTCCTGGCACGGcaaccacgccgcgcgcggcgcgatttatatcgagggcttcgaccaatagccgtacgacgtctagctacgcagatagcattcgctgcgtttattggttgaAGCCGACGATAAAattcgcggttgtcatgcagaccctgctgAGGTATCCGCGCATTGTGAACGTGATCCTAAGCGTGAACAACTGCGTGTATTGGTCAACTCTTTTACGCAAAGCGATTCGAACGCCTGAGTAGCTTTTTTAAGGCCCTGGAATGTTGAAGTTGTCTTATAAATCGCTACCACCCCTATAGTAACGACTAGGAAGTATACCAACTATGGCATAAATTACAagcatattggtgctaattcctgtaaacaccatctaattttattttaagttatatctgtcattttcttattcgccgaaaaggaaagggacgggtaatcggcaagcataaaatttatggatcacacgtcaattttaagcacaaatctaaaacaaccctatataaattttgcattggctaataagttgacagcacacgtgaaacaattttcataccagcgagatacctttatgatttgcccgggttattcattcatttacccatttttcctaaaattaagagctgtcaatcacccgtccctttccttttcggcggatgagaaaatgacaggtacttataacttaaagtaaaattaggaagtgtctgcaggaatcggagccaatgtgatcgtaaataagtacaaacaataaaatgaaaattaaattatacttaaataagaaaaataagccTTTGGCTGAAACACGGACGAAAAACAACACTCGTGGAACGACTGAtgattttcttcttttcttttccattgaaaaacaagaaaaaaacataaataattacacGTGAAAAAGCATTACAATTAAGTTCTTATAATATTAAGAGGAATCAGGAAGATCTCagtatttttaaataggtaagtaatgtaGATATTTTAGATATCTTCCTCCAAGAAAAAGTATTCAAATCACTGATTTTGGAAAGATTCTAAATAACTTGACAAGATTTTATAGTTCTATTGGATGCATAAAAGCAATAAcgtaaagaaaattaaaatatttaagtataagaTTGAACAttggataaaaataaatacttaaagaaaagcaaaaacTATGCGTGCGAAGCTAAGACTCTCAAACGTGATACTCAAAAAGTCGAAACTTTTGGAATGTGTAAGAATTCGTTGTCATACAAATATCGATGTGAAAGTCTACAGCTGTAGATAAAAAGGTCAGATATCACGTCTTTTATGGCTGCTGCAATCACAGTTATACAATCTACACTCTTTGTAAATTTCACTTGGACAATAACGAGATTATCCAACTTACTAACACTACAGTAGCTAAAGACAACGGGTTGATAGATACCCCACTTGATTTCGGATTGATTTTCGAAGCAATCTTATTTGTAACATTCTTGACTTTATTCACGAATTTGTCAAGGATATCAGACCTGGGTGTGACGTCACAAGCAGTATGGCTGATAGCGTCCAAGACAGGAGCTGAAAATATCCTGAAGTTGACTTCATTTGGGTTTAATTTGTCGTACATCCACAGCGGCAGCCTGTTTGATAAAATCCATAGGTTCTGGTTGTAATCAACTTTAATATCAGTCGGGTAGATCATGGTCTCGTCATTCATGTAGATCCTTCCCTGGTTCTTCATGTTGTAATCCTTGTTCGATGTCCTCCAGCATGCTACAGCATTCAGATTCACTAACGAGTAAAACAGCACTCCAGTAGTAGGGTCCAGGAATGAAACACTGGACTGAGCATTCGGTCCTCTGCTGCCCAAGAGCTTAAACGCAAAAAAGTCTCTATCATCAGACTTGTTTCTCAAAACTTCAGTAGACACTGCAAATTCGTTGTAACTAGACATCGGATGGAAGTACAGAGTACTGTAGTTATCAGGATTTGGAGACGAAAGACCGAGACCGAAAAGACCATCAGACCAGCTGAAGTTCAGACCCTTAACACTGTAGTCACATGCCAAAGGATCGATATTAAAGAAGTGGTGAGTGACTCTCCAGGACTCATTCTTCTCCCAAGAGTAGACTATCAAAGCAGGTTTGCCAACATCACCAGCGTACGCAAAAGTCTTCTCGCAGTCTATATCTTCGACGACAATGTTGGCGAAACCAGAGTCCTGTTTAACTTGATCTTCGGGGAGGGTGTACTTTCGGATGAGGTTGTCGGTCTTCAGATCGTAGACGATGATTGCAGGTGGGTATCTGGTGGTGCTGTTTTCCAGGTTGCCGATCTTTCCACTGTCGAGGACCCAGAGTCTTCCGCAGCGGTCAGCGCGGACCCTGAATGGGGAGATGATCTCTGAGGGTCTACCATCAGAGCCGACGGAGTGAGCTGCCCAGCTTGGGTATGGGATGAGCTTCGGTGAGGTTGTTGAGTTGTCTGGAATTAAAAAcatgattatttaaaaaaataagaaaaatctttttaatattttttttactctgaaccgtgcgtgtatgaaacgattgatgaatgtggactaagcaagagaagtgtgtcaggcagGATTGAcgcaaatggaactccatagtctttgcttactccggtgggacataggcgtgagtttatgtatgtatgtttaataaaatttacctaAAAGTATATACAGACTAATTTTAGAGgacccattgtactacatggaatgcaataaataattgagaattgaattgaattgagagGAATTGGAGCACAACTTGACCAATGTAAGTGTCTGCctcatttttttgtttgtctcttacctacctatttaaattaaaaaatacctcAAAATACCAATCTggggttgaggagcttggtggcgcaacggtaaacgcgctcggtctgcgattgttgaagttaagcaactttcgcaaaggccggtcataggatgggtgaccacaaaaaaaatgttttcatctcaagctcctccgtgctccggaaggcacgttaagccgttgttcccggctgcattagcagtcgttaataaccaccagtccgcactgggccagcgtggtggtttaaggcccgatctccctatctatccatacggaaggcccgtgcccctgcagtggggacgtcaatgggctggtgataGTGATGACCAATCTGGGGTAACTCACGCTCAAGGAAAAATTCTCGTTATCGTTTAATAAGAACTATTCTGGTTTTAATATACGAATTCCTGAAATTAATTCGTAATATCCTCACGGTTATGCCTGGAATCCTGGAGGCATGTATGAAACATGCAACTCATTAAAAACATGACGCAATGGTTGAGGCGAGCTTTATTtttctccataccccctccggttgattgaggtgacgtctgtgcccagcagtgggatgcatatacgctgtttatgtttttttttttaataattggtGGAAGATATATTTTTGCCTGGGCGTaacaaaaagggtcatcatgtatacccaaaaacaaagataaaagctgcatatgtctgtttcatgaaattagaaggttaaacgaaggaaaatatgtacagcgccatctatattatttttgagaaacgtagcctggaaatccCTCATTGGTCACTCACATGGGTGATCTCATCGGTGgttggtatacagggtgttagtgacatcgtaacgaatattgagggaaaTGActcgaccatgattctgagttgatatcaagtggaatttcctgtcggaaatttcataattttttttgttttttttttttaatattttctagttcatacttttgcgacggaaaattccacttgatatcaactcagaatcatagcatcaaagttttcgttacgatgtcactaacaccctgaattttGTGAAGggctgatgcctaaactaagtTAAGGCGACCCAAACCTACATAAGGCGACGCTATTTCCGGAACCTATATTTTGATTTATGAGTCACGGTTTTAAGGACAGATATCAGTTTAAATAACGAATAGCAGCTATTTTGTAcaaacaaaaggattttccccgTTTGTGGCAATTATGACTCACTCGCAAACTACGTaaagtttaaaatgtatttcttgTTTTACAACGTATTTTCTTGGAAAATAACTTATCTACTTCGTTTCCTGTTTGGCGCTTCGGTATCTCTTAATTTGCATTATTTGGGtttgaagtaggtacttaggtactcACCTCTGACTACAGTGACTAGCCCACagcaggcctagcacgctatgtaagcgcggcgcgacgcgacgcgagaTAAAATAAGGTCCTTGGTACACGCGACTACCGCGATTCTTTCTATATTAATGTATGTTGCTTATAGAAGAGCCAAGAGAAAGAAACAACAGACACctattttcataagaaatgTGAAAATTGATAGCTTTTAACATCATTTGTGTGGCACACTTCAAGTCGATGCGTGAGCGAGGAACCTTAAgtcgtctgtcaaatttgacaactcgcgctttgacatttacGAGTACTTACTCTACTCGCGCCGTtagcgtgctaggcctgcaGAATATAAtcgcaataggctagtttccaactagtcaaatcagttattttttaataaacgtcaaaattttaaatggctaaggaaattgtatgaaaaagcacactatgacgtcataaaaaacgtgataaaatgtcggacttattattacgtttttcttgattaaaattcataaaatttaaatagaaaaaggaaaaccttttttgttacttttacaGCTGTCTAAgctgtcttcatttagtaatcagaaaataaattattatgaacacatgtaaaagtaacgaaacgcatttacttttttctatttaacttattaattatattaaacaaggaaaacgaaaaaaaaatatattttatcacgtttttctaagacgtcacagtgtgcttttttaaacaaattccatagtaatttcgtattttaacgtttagtaaaaagtaattaaatattaaatttaataagaCTAGTAGGAAATTAGCCTATATTCTAAATAGCTGAATTAATAAATTAGCTGTTCAAATGGTACCTAATTTGTGATTACTGGCATCGCCTGCAGACTAGATCGAAGGTTTTATGTACCATTAACTGGTTCGACATCATTTCAGTATTTGTTTCTTTAAGAATTATGATTGTAATTCTAATCAAGTGAATTGAAATTTTATGGTTACAAGAAAGTGATAAGGTAAAGTTAGTAAACAAACTTTTATATGAAGTTTTAGTACTCTGTtcatatacttaggtactttgtTAAAATATTCCATGTATATAGAAAACTAGAATCAGACCAATCGCAACTTGGAAGTCTGAGATATTCATTTATGCTTAGGCATAAAAAAAGagccaattataataataataataataataataaaatatactttatttcggacattcCATAACCATTGCTAaaaacttcttatcgtgtgggttgtgacgtggaatatgaacctcatcaaccctggtgtcacggtcattagtgagccgccaaaggcccctgacatggctcatgtaacgacaacacATTTAcctcagtaagaagtaaccaggaccaattatttaatttatttagtttttgacttgacttattgtagatttgccacagatggcattaactacttggccggacaaatgaggagcgctgaatgctctcacccggtaaacccggaccgatggcttaacgtgcctttcgaaacacggatcatcttactttcggataatcaagtgatcagcctgtaatgtcctaaccaaactagggatcacaaagttatttttgtgatatgtccccaccagaaTTCGAACCGGGGCCTCCGCATCGTAAGCTCAATGCTTAACCATtgggccacagaggccgttctaaAAACTGTATCAATGGGGGGGAAGTTTTGTGCTCTGCAAGGGACATACTTAGTATTTCAAGTTTAAAAAGCTGTTCTATTTTCAAGTGCCTCGTATAACCGTCATTGCCACAGATTATCTGACTTCCGGCGGATATTACGCAATTGTCAAGTTGTGGGAACCAGTATCAAGGTGGGATTTTACTTTTGTGCTTATAAAGACACTAGTGAGGTCAATAAGAACTGCACTTATTAACCAATTGTGTGTTTCAAATATGATGGAGTTATTATTTAAGCTATGGTATACGTAGTAACCTGCACTAGCGGCCCTAGGACGGTGCGAGATGTGcgaccgcaccgggcgccgaaatagggGGGGTCTCGCCAAAATCACCcagatctcatcatcatcaccagcccattaacgtccccactgctggggcacgggccttccctatggatggatagggagatcgggccttaaaccaccacgcgggcccagttcggattggtggttattaacgactgataatgcagctgggaccaacggcttaacgtgccttccgaaacacggaggagctcgagatcacccatcctatgaccggcctttgcgaaagttgcttaacttcaacaatcgcagaccgagcgcgtttaccgctgcgccaccgagctcctagcaatatataaataaattatttgatttgatttgattttgctTTGAATACGATTTTACATTTCTAATCAGGTAGAAACACTATGtaatgtaagtatacattacCGAAGTTAGTTACGATTTACCGATATTTTATCTACATGACAAGTTTTAGTCATTAAATTTTCCAATCTGTCGAGTAGTTAGAGATTTGCCTGGTTTTTACAAGTCATCGCGAGTCATTACGGACAGAATAAATACGACAGATTGTGTTTGGCTTTCTCTTTTCTCTTGTTGAGAATTTTCACTAGCGGTAAGCTGTGGCTGCGACATTGTATAGAAGATATACCAAAGCA
It includes:
- the LOC126371736 gene encoding protein yellow, with amino-acid sequence MGGLKTLIILQLVYITSCMDQLHVVYQWTQLDFQFPTPEARQQALDSKSFIPENNIPMGLEVYEDRLFVSVPRWRSGVAASLNYINLKDNSTTSPKLIPYPSWAAHSVGSDGRPSEIISPFRVRADRCGRLWVLDSGKIGNLENSTTRYPPAIIVYDLKTDNLIRKYTLPEDQVKQDSGFANIVVEDIDCEKTFAYAGDVGKPALIVYSWEKNESWRVTHHFFNIDPLACDYSVKGLNFSWSDGLFGLGLSSPNPDNYSTLYFHPMSSYNEFAVSTEVLRNKSDDRDFFAFKLLGSRGPNAQSSVSFLDPTTGVLFYSLVNLNAVACWRTSNKDYNMKNQGRIYMNDETMIYPTDIKVDYNQNLWILSNRLPLWMYDKLNPNEVNFRIFSAPVLDAISHTACDVTPRSDILDKFVNKVKNVTNKIASKINPKSSGVSINPLSLATVVLVSWIISLLSK